aaaaacaaaaaagcaaaggaacaaacagaaaataacactgaaaaagCAAAAGCACCAAAATCTATTGTGATAAATTGTGATCAGTGAGAAACATTATCAGTGTCACTAGTGGAGAGTATGACTGGATGGTGTTTCATGTGATTTTCCTCCACAGGTAGCATCACCTCTCTGGCTGCAGGACTCCTTTTTGGACTGCTGGCTGCAGTTGGTGCTTATCTGGTATCTCAAAATCCTAAGAATGTGTGGCTCTCTCTAGGTGAGCAAGTTCAGTTTGTTTGAGTGTAACATCCCAACTGAAGCTTCATAAACAAATGAGCAAACAAGCAACAACTGTCTCCCTCCACTGTGAACATGTAGGAACCTCAGGGACCCTGGCGGTGGTGATGGGGCTCCGTTTTCTCAGCAGCTGGAAGTTCATGCCAGCTGGATTGATGACTTTATTAAGGTATCTAATTATGGATACAGTATTTTGCATCATGTAAATGTAAACTGAGTCCTGATATAACTGTTGTCACCTCTTTTCAGTGCACTTATGCTGGTGAGGATCATTACTGTGATGTTTAAGAGGCCACATAAGCCCTGAAAAGATATGAACGTATTTTTTTTCCTGGACACTGTCAAAGAAGGGTAAaattttctacaacattaatcTGTACCTTGTCGCTATGACAGTGTCTCTATGACAGATGGGTTTGTATATAAATGTTACATAAAATATGTGATTTAAGAGGAAACTGTCTCTGGTCAACAGAATCAATCCCAGCACTAGCTTTGTTTTCAGATGCTTAAAACATTCCTATCTGTTCTTCAGAAAGAACATAATTTTTTGTACAAATAAGGTGTTGTTTTTAACCTGTCAGATGTATAACTCTTGGCTCACTAAGGGTATATAAGAGTAGAATTATGCTGTCAGTCATGccttttttgtacttttgtaaATTTACATATCTGCCATATATTTGttgctaataaaaatcaagtcatTTGAGTTATAATGTGTCCTTTATTGAAATTTCAagctgtttaaaaaacaaaaaaatactataataagTCATGGGATATTGATACACTGAACAACACTTAACAGATAACATGGAAACATGGCAAATGTTCAAAGAGACTAGCAGGAAACACTGTGACACACAGCAGGCTGCATGAAGCACGTCTCCCCTCAAGTGTTTATTTCCTGGCAAAAGTGCAGTTGAGAACCTTTCCCATGAGTCACTGGTGAAGTTCAGTGGACTGTTGTGCTACCGGTGGCCTCCATATTTGGAGGTCCAGTCTACTCGTCCATGGACTGGTTGAAGATTTGTGTTCTTGGAAAATGTGTTCTTGCCTGTTGCACTGGTGCTCAAAACAGGGATCTGGGGGGTCGGAGatttgttcatccatccatcatactCTGAAATCAACACGAGACAGAAAGGAAGAGTGATTTAGAGACTTATCCATTGCACAACTGTATTAAAAACTATATGTTTGT
The DNA window shown above is from Sphaeramia orbicularis chromosome 17, fSphaOr1.1, whole genome shotgun sequence and carries:
- the LOC115437073 gene encoding transmembrane protein 14C-like — its product is MAADWVGFCYAALVSAGGIMGYVKAGSITSLAAGLLFGLLAAVGAYLVSQNPKNVWLSLGTSGTLAVVMGLRFLSSWKFMPAGLMTLLSALMLVRIITVMFKRPHKP